One window of the uncultured Paludibaculum sp. genome contains the following:
- a CDS encoding OFA family MFS transporter encodes MSSTISTPKSPNRWLIAAAGVAMQIALGAVYAWSVFRTPLMKEFHWTITEVSLTFTITIFTLGCAAFAGGLWMRAKGPRVVGLTGGLLYGLGVTLASQSNHGLWVLYLSYGLIGGAGIGLSYIVPVATLVKWFPDRRGFITGVAVAGFGAGALVTAPIATRLIASVGVLSTFAVLGIASFLLVAGSALLMREPPAGYRPEGWVPAKSGGAAVATDFTLRQAVGAWQWYALWAMLFLNVSAGIAIISQASPMVQEISGVGAATAATMVGIISIANGAGRFLWAWLSDAIGRRWVFLAMFLLQALLFVLLPSVTGFGLFTTLCVIILLCYGGGFGTMPAFCADYFGAKDVGSIYGLMLTAWGCGSVLGPVLIARIRQTTGHYDLALYILAGILAVSAILPFLVRPPVRAQAGTVEGHSEPRAA; translated from the coding sequence ATGAGCAGCACGATTTCGACCCCAAAGAGCCCCAACCGCTGGCTGATTGCCGCGGCGGGCGTCGCCATGCAGATCGCCCTGGGCGCCGTCTACGCGTGGAGTGTGTTCCGCACCCCGCTGATGAAGGAGTTCCACTGGACCATCACGGAGGTGAGTCTCACCTTCACCATCACGATTTTCACGCTGGGCTGCGCGGCATTCGCCGGCGGCCTCTGGATGCGCGCCAAGGGCCCGCGCGTGGTGGGCCTGACGGGCGGATTGCTTTACGGATTGGGTGTGACGCTGGCCAGCCAGTCGAACCACGGACTATGGGTGCTCTACCTCAGCTATGGGCTGATCGGCGGAGCCGGCATCGGGCTGAGCTACATTGTGCCGGTCGCCACACTGGTGAAATGGTTCCCTGATCGCCGTGGCTTTATTACTGGCGTCGCCGTGGCCGGCTTCGGTGCAGGCGCACTGGTGACGGCGCCCATCGCCACGCGGTTGATCGCGTCCGTGGGTGTTCTCTCCACCTTTGCGGTGTTGGGCATCGCGTCGTTTCTGTTGGTGGCGGGGTCGGCTTTGCTGATGCGCGAACCGCCGGCGGGCTACCGCCCCGAAGGCTGGGTGCCTGCCAAATCCGGCGGCGCGGCCGTGGCTACTGACTTCACGCTTCGCCAAGCCGTAGGGGCCTGGCAATGGTATGCCCTGTGGGCGATGCTGTTCCTGAATGTCTCTGCCGGCATTGCCATCATTTCCCAGGCCTCGCCCATGGTCCAGGAGATCAGCGGCGTCGGCGCGGCGACCGCAGCCACCATGGTGGGCATCATCTCCATCGCCAACGGAGCGGGCCGTTTCCTCTGGGCCTGGCTGTCGGATGCCATTGGGCGCCGATGGGTCTTCCTGGCCATGTTCCTGTTGCAGGCGCTGTTGTTCGTCCTCCTGCCGAGCGTCACGGGGTTCGGTCTGTTCACGACACTGTGCGTCATCATTCTGCTGTGCTACGGCGGCGGGTTCGGCACGATGCCGGCGTTCTGCGCTGACTATTTCGGTGCCAAGGACGTCGGTTCCATCTACGGTCTCATGCTGACGGCGTGGGGCTGTGGCAGCGTACTGGGTCCGGTGCTGATCGCGCGGATCCGGCAGACGACCGGCCACTACGACCTGGCGCTCTACATCCTGGCGGGGATTTTGGCCGTCAGCGCCATCCTGCCTTTCCTTGTCCGTCCACCTGTCCGGGCACAAGCCGGCACGGTGGAAGGTCACAGTGAGCCACGCGCCGCGTAG
- a CDS encoding PadR family transcriptional regulator, whose translation MSKPTDLVQGTLDMLILKVIALEPMHGWAIAQRIRQMSGEVLQVGQGALYPALHKLEQSAWITSEWAISDNGRRAKYYTLTDAGRAVLDQETAQWERLAAAISLIVRTT comes from the coding sequence TTGAGCAAGCCGACCGACCTGGTCCAGGGCACCCTGGACATGCTGATTCTCAAAGTGATCGCCCTGGAGCCGATGCATGGCTGGGCGATCGCGCAGCGTATCCGGCAGATGTCCGGGGAGGTCCTGCAGGTGGGCCAGGGCGCACTCTATCCGGCCCTGCACAAGCTGGAACAGAGCGCGTGGATCACCTCCGAGTGGGCCATCAGCGACAACGGCCGCCGGGCCAAATACTACACACTGACGGACGCCGGCCGAGCGGTGCTCGACCAGGAGACGGCGCAATGGGAGCGGCTGGCCGCGGCCATCTCTCTCATCGTGCGCACGACGTAG
- a CDS encoding ABC transporter permease: MRLRSLFSRRQLEDELDEELRYHFDREMDVNLAAGLNRDEARWAALRSVGGLEQRKEECRDMRGLNLIDNLVQDTRFAIRQLRKSLGFSFTAILMLALGMGASVAIFAFVDATLIKPLPYRDPTRLVGVFETVPLFPHSNLSYADYLDWKKMNKVFQSLDAYDQRGFILTTAAGAEPVRVARVTDGFFRTLGVTPIVGRDFYSGEDLPSAHRAVLLSYGTWQKRFSGKADVVGQVLTMDGEPSTIVGVLPRDFHFAPAEPAEFWAALHPAGGCDLRRSCHSLYGVARLRDGVTVQSALADVKVIAKQLEAQYPDSNRDQGAAVASLTEVITGDIRPILLVLLGGSVLVLLIAGVNAANLLLVRSESRRREMAVRSALGASKLRLIRQFVTEGLVLVAAGSVLGLVASYWTMQLLTRLVPANLMARMPFLQDLALNPRVLAFAGEIALLALILFTVTPAFHLSFGQTRDGLAEGSRGSAGTAWRRLGSKLVVLELATAVVLLVGAGLLGKSLYSLLRVDIGFRPDHLVTLGVAAPQSGYAKDEQAGAMQRAIVDRIESLPGVTSVGLTSSLPVGGNGNTTWFRVIGRPWHGEHNEVPERDVSAGYFTTLGARLIRGRYFTEGDDASKPRVAIVNQAMARQYFPGEDPIGKHLTYLTDPPKPIEIVGIVDDIKEGPLEVATVPALYIPFKQDPSRFFNLVVRTAQSEQQLLPALTATIRGFDSGIVTAQGATMTTRINDSPSAYLHRSSAWLVGGFALLALLLGVIGLYGVVAYSVSQRTREIGLRMALGAQPGSVYQLILKEAGWLTAFGVGIGLLCAVAAATLIRRLLFGVETWDLTTLAGVSVVLAVSSMLASFLPARRAARVNPVEALRAE; this comes from the coding sequence ATGCGGCTGCGGTCTCTTTTCTCGAGACGCCAGTTGGAAGACGAGCTCGACGAAGAACTGCGCTACCACTTCGACCGGGAGATGGACGTAAACCTGGCCGCGGGCCTGAACCGGGATGAGGCGCGCTGGGCGGCACTGCGGTCTGTGGGCGGATTGGAACAGAGAAAAGAGGAGTGCCGGGATATGCGTGGACTGAATCTGATCGACAATCTGGTGCAGGACACCCGCTTCGCCATCCGGCAACTGCGAAAGAGCCTGGGCTTCAGCTTCACCGCCATCCTGATGCTCGCCTTGGGGATGGGCGCGAGTGTGGCCATCTTCGCCTTTGTCGACGCGACGCTCATCAAGCCCCTGCCCTACCGGGATCCCACGCGCCTGGTGGGCGTCTTCGAGACAGTCCCTTTGTTCCCGCACTCCAATCTCTCGTACGCCGACTACCTCGACTGGAAGAAGATGAACAAGGTCTTCCAGTCTCTGGATGCCTACGACCAGCGGGGCTTCATCCTGACCACGGCGGCGGGTGCTGAACCCGTGAGGGTGGCCCGCGTCACCGATGGCTTCTTTCGGACGCTGGGTGTTACTCCGATTGTCGGACGCGACTTCTATTCGGGCGAGGACCTGCCGAGCGCACACCGGGCGGTGTTGTTGAGCTACGGCACATGGCAGAAGCGCTTCAGCGGCAAGGCGGATGTCGTCGGCCAGGTTCTCACCATGGATGGCGAACCCAGCACCATCGTCGGGGTGCTGCCGCGCGACTTCCACTTCGCCCCGGCCGAACCGGCGGAGTTCTGGGCCGCATTGCACCCCGCCGGGGGCTGCGACCTGCGGCGCAGTTGCCACTCGCTCTATGGCGTGGCGCGTTTGAGGGATGGAGTCACGGTTCAGTCCGCGCTGGCCGATGTGAAGGTGATCGCGAAACAGCTTGAGGCGCAGTACCCCGATTCGAATCGCGATCAAGGTGCGGCCGTAGCCAGTCTCACCGAAGTGATCACGGGCGACATTCGCCCCATCCTGCTGGTGTTGCTGGGCGGATCGGTTCTCGTATTGCTGATTGCCGGCGTGAATGCGGCAAACCTGCTGTTGGTGCGGTCTGAGAGCCGTCGCCGCGAGATGGCCGTGCGCAGCGCGCTGGGTGCCTCAAAGCTCCGGCTGATCCGGCAGTTTGTCACCGAGGGGCTCGTGTTGGTTGCTGCCGGCAGCGTGCTGGGGCTGGTCGCGTCTTACTGGACCATGCAACTGCTGACGCGTCTGGTTCCCGCCAACCTGATGGCCCGCATGCCCTTTCTGCAGGACCTTGCCCTGAATCCGCGCGTGCTCGCATTTGCCGGGGAGATCGCCCTGCTGGCGCTGATCCTGTTCACGGTCACTCCGGCTTTCCATCTGTCGTTCGGCCAAACCCGGGACGGACTGGCGGAAGGCAGCCGGGGGTCGGCCGGCACGGCGTGGCGGCGGCTGGGCTCCAAGCTCGTGGTGCTGGAGTTGGCGACGGCGGTGGTGTTGCTTGTGGGCGCCGGATTGCTCGGCAAGAGCCTGTACAGCCTGCTGCGGGTCGATATCGGGTTCCGGCCGGATCATCTGGTCACTTTGGGGGTGGCGGCACCACAGTCCGGCTATGCGAAGGATGAGCAGGCCGGCGCGATGCAGCGCGCCATCGTCGACCGTATCGAGAGCCTGCCGGGCGTAACGTCGGTGGGCCTCACGTCCAGCCTGCCGGTGGGCGGTAACGGAAATACAACGTGGTTCCGGGTGATCGGCCGGCCGTGGCATGGGGAGCACAATGAGGTGCCGGAGCGTGACGTGAGTGCGGGCTACTTCACGACTCTGGGCGCGCGACTGATTCGAGGGCGTTACTTTACCGAAGGAGACGACGCTTCGAAGCCGCGTGTGGCGATCGTCAACCAAGCCATGGCGCGCCAGTATTTTCCAGGGGAAGACCCCATCGGGAAGCATCTCACCTACCTGACTGACCCGCCCAAGCCCATCGAGATCGTGGGCATCGTCGACGACATTAAGGAGGGGCCGCTGGAGGTGGCAACCGTGCCGGCACTGTACATCCCGTTCAAGCAGGACCCCAGCCGCTTTTTCAACCTGGTCGTACGGACGGCGCAATCCGAGCAGCAATTGCTGCCGGCGCTGACGGCGACGATCCGGGGGTTCGATTCGGGCATCGTCACCGCCCAGGGTGCGACCATGACGACGCGCATCAACGACTCGCCTTCCGCCTACCTGCATCGATCCTCGGCCTGGCTGGTGGGCGGTTTTGCCCTGCTCGCGCTCCTGCTGGGCGTGATTGGACTCTATGGAGTGGTGGCCTACTCAGTGAGCCAGCGCACCCGCGAGATTGGCCTGCGGATGGCGCTGGGCGCGCAGCCGGGCTCGGTCTACCAGCTTATTTTGAAAGAGGCTGGCTGGCTGACAGCCTTTGGAGTAGGCATCGGGCTGCTTTGCGCCGTGGCGGCCGCCACGTTGATACGGCGCCTGCTGTTCGGCGTCGAGACCTGGGATTTGACGACCCTGGCGGGCGTTTCCGTGGTGTTGGCCGTTTCGTCGATGCTCGCCAGTTTCCTGCCGGCGCGCCGCGCGGCGCGTGTGAATCCGGTGGAGGCGTTGCGGGCGGAATAG
- a CDS encoding PilZ domain-containing protein: MTRPVRKSMRVAAEFLGTLELVTPSEAGLAYGIRVTDVSSAGIGVTLRGEVPVGTKVRLLLDSGALDGTIIHCRPEHGHFAAGVRIDQNAVALSRIRWAASLRLSQNARPRANAAS; this comes from the coding sequence ATGACGCGGCCGGTCAGAAAGTCCATGCGTGTGGCGGCGGAGTTCCTCGGAACCCTTGAACTGGTGACGCCCAGCGAGGCCGGGCTCGCCTACGGAATTCGCGTGACGGACGTTTCGTCCGCTGGCATTGGCGTCACTTTGCGGGGCGAAGTGCCGGTGGGCACGAAAGTCCGCCTACTTCTGGACAGCGGTGCGCTGGATGGAACCATCATCCATTGCCGGCCGGAACACGGCCATTTCGCTGCTGGCGTCAGAATCGATCAGAACGCCGTAGCGCTCTCGCGCATCCGATGGGCCGCTTCGTTGCGGCTGTCTCAGAACGCGCGCCCCAGGGCCAACGCGGCATCCTGA
- a CDS encoding winged helix-turn-helix domain-containing protein yields MHQEVFHFGPFLADVQLRTLARGHTPVAVTPKVFDALLIFLKSDNQVVTREDLCAQLWPGQVVTDANVNQHISMLRKALGDGGSGERYLVTLPGRGYQWVAPVSVPHSAETVNVAWRLTALAAGVVIMLAGLVIWNQRQANVPFEFGQRHSLTRLPGSEYQPAVTRDGAKVAFIWDQDGANNPAVYVRGPDDDEPRRVSEGHYEHSSPAWSPDGRLLAYIRYEASSLRLVITPERGGAEREIVQLYRSRYGMNCRHLDWSPDGTKLVVDDKESAAQAFGLFLVDIATGSRTRLTRPPDAVIGDVDPRFSPDGRQVAFVRMSDRFRQDLWVTDLSGANQKRLTSADRTISGHDWSPDGRRIYFGSNRRREFEVWTANVDTGAAQGTNISSANPLQLSVGRSGGRMVYSDLQQDLNIWKLDLDAARHGANGWSRVISSTGEEILPFVSPDGTRLCYRSDRSGEGQLWVSGVDGGRAMQVTRGAVHPVACRWSPDSRKLAFNDALTQRLYVVDAAGGTPQILGGPDVLGGHPMFDSSGRSVYYNNQDVIWQVFMDGVASTRILASTGIHQKFLSRDGRSLFFTRRRTDSTIWRYDFATKTADQVVDGLLAGYWGAWALGRDGIYLLAESRQPMGGAAVLFHPLNGGPDREITRFPGQLPPIGTSTWSLSPDERYLYCVRVDVSHSDLTQVEGVR; encoded by the coding sequence ATGCACCAGGAAGTGTTTCACTTCGGTCCGTTTCTGGCCGACGTACAGTTACGCACGTTAGCGCGCGGCCATACGCCCGTTGCGGTAACACCCAAAGTGTTCGATGCCCTGCTCATCTTCTTGAAAAGTGACAATCAGGTGGTGACCCGGGAGGATCTCTGCGCCCAGCTCTGGCCGGGCCAGGTCGTCACGGATGCCAATGTGAACCAACACATCTCGATGCTGCGCAAGGCGCTGGGCGACGGCGGCTCCGGCGAGCGGTACCTCGTCACACTGCCGGGCCGTGGCTACCAGTGGGTAGCGCCGGTCAGCGTGCCGCACTCCGCCGAGACGGTGAACGTCGCCTGGCGGCTGACCGCGCTCGCCGCTGGAGTCGTCATCATGCTCGCGGGACTTGTGATCTGGAACCAGAGGCAAGCCAACGTCCCCTTCGAGTTTGGCCAGCGCCACTCGCTCACACGGCTGCCCGGCAGTGAGTACCAGCCCGCCGTCACCCGCGACGGCGCCAAAGTCGCTTTTATCTGGGACCAGGACGGGGCCAATAACCCGGCCGTCTACGTCCGTGGCCCGGACGACGACGAGCCTCGACGGGTGAGCGAAGGTCACTACGAGCACAGCAGCCCGGCGTGGTCGCCCGATGGCCGCCTGCTGGCCTACATCCGCTATGAGGCCTCGTCGCTGCGCCTGGTCATCACGCCCGAGCGCGGCGGCGCCGAACGCGAGATCGTTCAACTCTACCGTTCGCGCTACGGGATGAATTGCCGCCATCTCGATTGGTCGCCCGACGGCACGAAGCTGGTCGTCGACGACAAGGAATCGGCGGCCCAAGCCTTTGGTCTCTTCCTGGTGGATATCGCCACCGGCAGCCGGACGCGGCTCACGCGGCCACCCGATGCCGTCATCGGTGACGTCGATCCGCGCTTCTCGCCGGACGGCCGCCAGGTCGCCTTCGTCCGCATGAGCGATCGGTTCCGCCAGGATCTCTGGGTTACCGACCTCTCCGGTGCCAACCAGAAGCGGCTCACCAGCGCGGACCGAACCATCAGCGGCCACGACTGGTCGCCCGACGGCCGCCGCATCTACTTCGGCTCCAACCGCCGCCGCGAGTTCGAAGTCTGGACGGCCAACGTCGACACCGGGGCCGCCCAGGGCACAAACATCTCCAGCGCCAATCCGCTTCAGCTCTCGGTCGGCCGTTCGGGCGGTCGCATGGTCTATTCCGACCTTCAACAGGATCTGAACATCTGGAAGCTGGACCTGGACGCCGCCCGGCATGGCGCCAACGGCTGGAGCCGTGTGATCTCCTCCACCGGAGAAGAGATCCTGCCCTTTGTCAGCCCAGACGGGACGCGCCTCTGCTACCGGTCGGACCGCTCCGGGGAAGGCCAGCTCTGGGTGAGCGGTGTCGACGGCGGACGGGCCATGCAGGTGACGCGTGGAGCCGTGCATCCCGTCGCCTGCCGCTGGTCGCCCGACAGCCGCAAGCTGGCTTTCAACGACGCCCTGACGCAACGTCTCTATGTAGTGGATGCCGCGGGCGGCACGCCGCAGATCTTAGGCGGACCAGATGTACTTGGTGGTCATCCGATGTTTGATTCCTCCGGGCGGTCCGTCTACTACAACAATCAGGACGTCATTTGGCAGGTGTTCATGGATGGCGTTGCGTCTACCCGGATTCTCGCCTCCACCGGCATCCACCAGAAGTTCCTGTCCCGCGACGGCCGCAGCTTGTTCTTTACCCGGCGCCGCACAGACTCCACGATCTGGCGCTACGACTTTGCGACGAAGACCGCCGACCAGGTTGTCGATGGCCTGCTCGCCGGTTACTGGGGCGCCTGGGCGCTCGGCCGCGATGGTATTTATCTCCTCGCCGAAAGCCGCCAGCCCATGGGCGGTGCAGCCGTCCTGTTCCATCCACTGAATGGTGGACCAGATCGGGAAATCACGCGCTTCCCGGGCCAGCTTCCGCCCATCGGCACCTCCACCTGGTCGCTGTCTCCGGACGAGCGCTATCTGTACTGCGTCCGGGTCGACGTGTCGCACAGCGACCTCACCCAGGTGGAAGGCGTCCGGTAG
- a CDS encoding TonB-dependent receptor has protein sequence MSKITVVLLLLGLGSALFAQNSGIQGQVTDPTKAAVPGAAIRAINLDTSVASQATTNEQGLYLFPLLPPGRYRIECDASGFAQQKLAEFRLETGQTARLDFELKTGTIAESIEVSASAVLINSETSEVGQVVDSKRILEMPLNGRNYLQLAQFTAGVLPGGGLGVGSRARDEGAFSAVGLQIAQNNVLLDGTDNSSRTSGGPLGYEAQQVKPPVDAVAEFKVVTNNLSAEYGYRAGAKVLVTTKSGSNQLHGSAYEFLRNEKLDGTNFFANRSGAKKPSYRQNQFGATLGGPAIKNRTFYFGSYQGTRIRTGQSYISTLPSRDILERGDFSKQPAVRQNIFDPLTQTGTGSTAKRSPFAGNIIPQSRWDPVVKNILGLYPTANIGANDNLTNNYYFGPSDSDDADQYDFRGDHNFSDKHRFFARYSRRDQFRNQNGYLPYPAMGGQGQTVKLNGNNVAGALSSVLTSTLFNEARFGYSQFDTAFDIPFKENMNTNFGIKNAPGDSIADGSDQGWSLFSPSGFVEMGPRAFWPNVNNLSNYQVSDALVWQRGKHTLKFGGELRRANVFRNAARYRRGQFSFNGQFTSESPNNGTSRANTGNSMADMLLGYVSGGNYGNNQGEDINNWYYGFFVQDDYKISSKLTLNIGIRYEVFKKALFPNYAAQSVSRYLYQGINVASQADEKFVYPTGDTDSGGTNDLNNWAPRIGLAYSANAKTVIRAGAGTFYGEANSLSTENANFRSGPPKSADIGLQTTPEATAYYVKDGFPAFSTSTVQKGSAVYVFPDFRPTLYVSQWFLDVQRNLPWDALLTVGYIGTKGTHLHNIRNINLPQTPSATVAANQRYFRPQFGSISLHENSLNSSYNSLTAKVEKRFSKGLTLLSSFTWAHSIDQGNEDLLDGGASGVTPWDMSRERSNSNLDRRRAFVLNAVYELPFGKGRTYLTSGPAAAVLGGWQLGGIFSKQSGLAIGHSFNVNNQNLGGAVRGDWVRNPNLPSSERTIDRWFDTGFVVASAPGVTSNAGRNLIYAPGRTNLDIMVSRSFNMPWEGHYIQFRFESFNFANHANFGSPNTAVGTPNAGKITTAEDPRRIQFALKYAF, from the coding sequence ATGTCAAAAATCACAGTTGTCCTCTTGCTGCTGGGCCTCGGATCCGCCCTCTTCGCACAGAATTCCGGGATCCAGGGCCAAGTCACCGATCCCACCAAGGCCGCCGTGCCCGGCGCGGCCATCCGCGCCATCAATCTGGATACTTCCGTCGCATCACAAGCGACAACCAATGAACAAGGCCTCTACCTGTTCCCGCTGCTTCCGCCTGGTCGCTACCGGATTGAGTGCGACGCCTCTGGGTTCGCGCAGCAGAAGCTGGCGGAGTTCCGGTTGGAAACCGGACAGACCGCGCGCCTGGACTTCGAACTGAAGACGGGTACGATCGCGGAATCGATCGAGGTCTCGGCGTCCGCCGTGCTCATCAACTCCGAGACCTCGGAGGTCGGGCAGGTGGTCGACTCGAAGCGCATTCTGGAAATGCCGTTGAACGGCCGCAACTATCTGCAACTGGCCCAGTTCACGGCCGGCGTACTGCCTGGTGGCGGCCTCGGTGTAGGCAGCCGGGCTCGGGACGAAGGCGCATTCTCCGCGGTCGGCCTGCAGATCGCCCAGAATAATGTCCTACTGGACGGCACCGACAACTCGTCGCGTACGTCCGGCGGCCCCTTGGGCTACGAAGCCCAACAGGTGAAGCCACCGGTCGACGCGGTGGCCGAGTTCAAGGTCGTCACGAATAACTTGAGTGCCGAGTACGGCTACCGCGCCGGCGCCAAGGTGCTGGTCACCACGAAGTCGGGTTCGAACCAACTCCACGGCTCCGCCTATGAGTTCCTGCGCAACGAGAAACTGGACGGCACGAACTTCTTTGCCAACCGCTCGGGCGCGAAGAAGCCGTCTTACCGCCAGAATCAGTTCGGCGCCACGTTGGGCGGGCCGGCGATCAAGAACCGGACCTTCTATTTCGGCAGCTACCAGGGCACGCGCATCCGCACCGGGCAGAGCTACATTTCGACGCTACCCAGTCGTGACATTCTCGAGCGCGGCGACTTCTCGAAGCAGCCCGCCGTGAGGCAGAACATCTTTGACCCGTTGACGCAGACCGGGACCGGATCGACCGCCAAGCGCAGCCCGTTCGCCGGCAACATCATCCCGCAGTCGCGCTGGGACCCCGTCGTGAAGAACATTCTCGGTCTGTATCCCACCGCCAACATCGGGGCGAATGACAATCTGACGAACAACTACTACTTCGGGCCCAGCGACTCGGACGACGCGGATCAGTACGACTTCCGCGGCGACCACAACTTCTCCGACAAGCACCGCTTCTTCGCGCGCTACTCCCGCCGCGATCAGTTCCGGAATCAGAACGGCTACCTGCCCTACCCCGCCATGGGCGGTCAGGGACAGACCGTGAAGCTGAACGGCAACAACGTGGCCGGTGCGTTGAGCAGCGTCCTGACCTCAACGCTCTTCAATGAAGCGCGGTTTGGCTATTCGCAGTTCGACACGGCCTTCGACATCCCGTTCAAAGAGAACATGAACACGAACTTCGGCATCAAGAACGCACCCGGCGATTCGATCGCCGACGGCTCGGACCAGGGGTGGTCGCTATTCTCCCCGTCGGGCTTCGTCGAGATGGGTCCGCGCGCCTTCTGGCCGAACGTGAATAATCTTTCGAACTACCAAGTCAGCGATGCCTTGGTGTGGCAGCGCGGCAAGCATACGCTGAAGTTCGGTGGCGAACTGCGGCGGGCCAACGTCTTCCGGAACGCGGCTCGTTACCGCCGTGGCCAGTTCTCATTCAACGGGCAGTTCACCTCGGAGTCGCCGAACAACGGCACCAGCCGCGCGAATACCGGCAATAGCATGGCCGACATGTTGCTGGGTTACGTCTCCGGCGGAAACTACGGCAACAACCAGGGCGAGGACATCAACAACTGGTACTACGGCTTCTTCGTCCAGGACGACTACAAGATCTCGTCCAAGCTGACGTTGAACATCGGCATCCGCTACGAGGTATTCAAAAAGGCGCTGTTCCCCAACTACGCCGCGCAGAGCGTGAGCCGTTACCTGTATCAGGGCATCAACGTGGCCAGTCAGGCCGACGAGAAGTTTGTATACCCCACCGGCGATACGGACAGCGGCGGAACCAACGATCTCAACAACTGGGCTCCGCGCATCGGCCTGGCCTATTCCGCGAATGCGAAGACCGTCATCCGCGCCGGCGCCGGCACATTCTACGGCGAGGCAAACAGCCTCAGCACGGAAAACGCGAACTTCCGCTCGGGCCCGCCGAAGAGCGCCGACATCGGGCTGCAGACCACGCCCGAGGCGACCGCCTACTACGTGAAAGATGGATTCCCGGCCTTCTCGACCTCCACGGTGCAGAAGGGCTCGGCCGTGTACGTATTCCCCGACTTCCGCCCAACCCTCTATGTCAGCCAGTGGTTCCTCGACGTCCAACGCAATCTGCCGTGGGATGCTCTGTTGACGGTGGGCTACATCGGCACCAAGGGTACGCACCTGCACAACATCCGCAACATCAACCTGCCCCAGACGCCCAGCGCCACGGTCGCCGCCAACCAGCGTTACTTCCGGCCGCAGTTCGGTTCCATCAGTCTGCACGAGAACAGCCTCAACTCCAGCTACAACTCGTTAACGGCGAAGGTGGAGAAGCGGTTCTCAAAGGGCCTGACGCTGTTGAGCTCGTTCACGTGGGCGCATAGCATCGACCAAGGCAATGAAGACCTGCTCGACGGCGGCGCCAGTGGAGTGACCCCATGGGATATGTCGCGCGAACGATCGAACTCCAACCTCGACCGGCGCCGCGCGTTCGTCCTCAACGCGGTCTATGAACTGCCATTCGGCAAGGGCCGCACTTACCTGACCTCCGGCCCGGCGGCGGCGGTCCTGGGCGGCTGGCAGTTGGGCGGCATCTTCTCGAAGCAATCCGGCCTGGCCATCGGCCATTCCTTCAATGTGAACAACCAGAACCTGGGCGGCGCGGTTCGCGGCGACTGGGTGCGCAACCCCAACCTGCCGTCGTCCGAACGGACCATCGACCGCTGGTTTGACACCGGCTTCGTCGTGGCATCGGCGCCGGGCGTTACGTCCAACGCGGGCCGCAACCTGATCTACGCGCCAGGCCGGACGAACCTGGATATCATGGTGTCGCGCAGCTTCAACATGCCCTGGGAGGGGCACTACATCCAGTTCCGGTTCGAGTCGTTCAACTTCGCCAACCACGCCAATTTCGGTTCGCCGAACACGGCCGTGGGGACGCCGAACGCAGGCAAGATCACGACCGCGGAGGATCCACGCCGCATCCAGTTCGCCCTGAAGTACGCGTTCTAG